The window TTGGTGTGCTTTGATTAATTTGATTCATCAAAACTTCAAAAGGGTGAAACTTTTTATTAGTAACAAGAATTTGGATACTTAGAGAGGCGAATTAGTTGACAACTGAACAATATGTATTATgtatacttacaaaatatgaaccAAGAGCAACAATAAGAACACCAAGAACAGATGTAACTCCATTTGATCCCATCCATTCAAACACTGTCATAACAAGCAAAAAACATCAAGACTCAACAAATTCAATGTTCAGATACGATAAAAAAGATTAGTGTTCGTTCAGTTAGAGAGCAAGGACACTAGTAGTGTTATTATAATTGTTGTTTTGGCATTTAAATCATAACGTTTAGTTCATGATTTCGATGATTTAAAATAAATTGAATgtctaatattgttattatgtgCAGGTTAGTGTGCATGAGTGATGGTAATTTTCTGGAAAACTAAGTACATGTTATCAAGTTACTGAAACATAAGTCTAACTACATCCACACCCACATCCAGGGGCGAAAATATGTATGGGCGGGGGGCACCTGCCCCGAGTGGATTTGTAATTTTTGGTgcaaaaattttttatttttattttttccccCCAAAGTCCCCATATTCTGctcaaaaacctccatattttgctcaaaaacctccatattttgccaaaaaacCTTGATATTTTGCCAAAAAAAGTTGCTACGTTTTTAGAAAAAATTTCGTCCCTGGTGAAAAAAATTCATGGCCACTACCCACATCCACGTATATATTACTGTATTATTGATTGATAGCTTTCCATAATCTCAAGTAAACCAAAACCTTAAAAACTGGTAATCGAGGGGTCTCAAGTAAACAAAATTCCCAAAAAAAATAGAGAAAaatgggtctcgacccaacccggCCCAAAAAATTAAGGAGAAAAATGAGTCTCGACCCATTCTGACCCAGCCCGACCGGGGATCGACCCAACCCGTTCGACCCATTTAAAGGTTGACCCGTTTAGACCCATGACCCGCTTCGATCCAAACCCTTTTGATTCTTGACCCAATCCGACCCGTTTGCTAGGCATAGACACTACTCATGATCGGGTTTAAAAGACGCAAGTACCTGATAAAATTACGAATACGAGAGTGAAAAATATGGATTGAGCATGCGATGATGGCATTCCATGGCCTGAACTCGACTGTGTAGAAGGCCGTTCTTGTTTCAAGATACGCTTCAGTGTAATGCATAGTATAAAGTTCGAAACAGCCCCTGTTGCAGCCCATAATGCAAGATCATCATGCCTAAACAAAGCTAACCCACCGAAACATATAGCAACTACCCACTTACTCTGCAACCATTTCAACTATTATCAAACCCTAACACTCATAAAGATTAATGCATTCATAATATATAGAAAAATAAATATTAACAGATAAGCGAATGAAGTTTCCCCCACTCACATTATTTAAtttgatgattttttttttttttttttttttttaacggcaagtttgcatcagtgtatcatttatttcaacgacactcatcatttgcacatacACACGtgttcgggaggaaacccgaatcgcattacaggaacccgatcctttaaccatccTAAGGGGCAGGCAGACCAGGTTTGAATCCTAaatggatccgggagaaaaccccctgtagtcaatctggatatccataattcaggcagattaattaataggatggtcagagcgaggctcgaacccatgacctaacccccagccccaacacacaaggtgaagggatgccgttgaagcaatgcttcgttggctAAATAAGTGTATTGTAACTTATATAGTTTTATGTAGTGATTGTTTATGACCATTGTTTGTTCTTACATTTACTGTAATTCGTTTGGTTAGTATTAATATATATGGTTTGAACCAGTGACCTGACTGCTTGTGAATATATCAGGATCTAACCCACTAGACTATCTTTTGATGGTTAGCAAAATAATTGTAAGAAACAACAATTAATACTAACCAAACGATTTACAGTAATAAAGTGGATCCCACCAGTAGCTGGCTGATGAAAGGGAACACTATTATTTAAAAAACCATGATGTTCCAATGAAGAATGTGTTGGGCTAATACATTTGTCGTGATAATCAACACCAATGATCCTGGTTTTTGTTGATTTTGCAGCCATTATTTTCTTAACGGATTTGTCGAATACGAATTTATATTCTTTATAGGTACGAACAATGGGAATAGAATAAGCGGTTCTAGGAAGAAGATGATTGAACGCGGGATGATGGTTCAAATTTTGCGGCGGGTTTGTGATGGTGGTAGATGACATTGTGCAATCAAAGATCGATATGAGCAGGATATAAATGATGGGAGTGATTATATATAAAGTTTTACGGAATATAGAATATTGTGTTCACCATAAAGGAAAGTACCCTCCATGTGCTAAAAAATACAACTCAATCTAACCGAAATGATGTTGTAAACCATTAAAATTTAGGGCTATTGACCAAATCGCGCCTTTTTCAAATTTACTGTAACGATTTTGCCCTTAAAGAAAACGAAATTGTCAGAATGCTCTCGCAAGTCGCAAGGGGTCTTGCGAGCATTGTGAATGTGTGATGCCCAGTCATTACCGAGAAAACTCAGGTCGTGAATGAATAATTTCAAGTCGCAAGAGGCTTGCGAGCCTTTGGAAATACGTAATGCCTGATATTTTGGCTTGCGACCTTGCAACTTGGGTCTAAATCATGCATGCGCAAGCATTCGCCCAAGGTGACATTACTAATAGCAAGTGACTCTTGTGAATTGCATTTGCGAAATGGGGAAAGGTCGTTAACCCATTTAGTTACTAACTAGCGGGTAAATGAATTCCGCACAGGTATTCAGGTCCCCCATTTACTTGCAAACTATCAGGTAAACGAGTATTTTCACGGGTATTCGATTCTTTTTTCGGGTTTACGGGCCGGGTATATGAACTTGAGTCTTTTTCGAGTATACGGGCAGGGTAATCGGGTTTTGTCTAAAACCATCCCTGAACCCACGAAAAAATTAGAAAAACATCCCCATACCCGGCCCTAAACCTATTTACTCGGTCCGAACCCGACCCAAAAATATAGGGTTTCGAGTTTTTCCATCGGGTACGGGTTTTTATGTCATCCCTAAGTAAGATTTAATAAATTTTAATAGTTTTTAACTttttataaaacattttgatttctGATACgtttcctgaaatgtcccgtttttattgattaaaaacgttccatattaattgatttcgttgcgaggttttgacctctatatgagacgtttttcaaagaccgcattcatttttaaaacaaaccataacctttatttcataaataaaggtttaaaaaactttacgtagattatcaaataatgataatctaaaatatcctgtttacacacgaccattacataatggtttacaatacaaatatgttacatcgaaatcagtttcttgaatgcagtttttacacaatatcatacaaacatggactccaaatcttgtccttattttagtatgcaacagcggaagctcttaatattcacctgagaataaacatgctttaaacgtcaacaaaaatgttggtgagttataggtttaacctatatatatcaaatcgtaacaatagaccacaagatttcatatttcaatacacatcccatacatagagataaaaatcattcatatggtgaacacctggtaaccgacattaacaagatgcatatataagaatatccccatcattccgggacacccgtcggatatgatataaatttcaaagtactaaagcatccagtactttggatggggtttgttaggcccaatagatctatctttaggattcgcgtcaattagggtgtctgttccctaattcttagattaccagacttaataaaaaggggcatattcgatttcgataattcaaccatagaatgtagtttcacgtacttgtgtctattttgtaaatcatttataaaacctgcatgtattctcatcccaaaaatattagattttaaaagtgggactataactcactttcacagatttttacttcgtcgggaagtaagacttggctactggttgattcacgaacctataacaatatatacatatatatcaaagtatgttcaaaatatatttacaacacttttaatatattttgatgttttaagtttattaagtcagctgtcctcgttagtaacctacaactagttgtccacagttagatgtacagaaataaatcgataaatattatcttgaatcaatccacgacccagtgtatacgtatctcagtattgatcacaactcaaactatatatattttggaatcaacctcaaccctgtatagctaactccaacattcacatatagagtgtctatggttgttccgaaatatatatagatgtgtcgaaatgataggtcgaaacattgtatacgtgtctatggtatctcaagattacataatatacaatacaagttgattaagttatggttggaatagatttgttaccaattttcacgtagctaaaatgagaaaaattatccaatcttgttttacccataacttcttcattttaaatccgttttgagtgaatcaaattgctatggtttcatattgaactctattttatgaatctaaacagtaaaagtataggtttatagtcggaaaaatgagttacaagtcatttttgtaaaggtagtcatttcagtcgaaagaacgacgtctagatgaccattttagaaaacatacttccactttgagtttaaccataatttttggatatagtttcatgttcataataaaaatcatttgctcagaataaaaacttttaaatcaaagtttatcatagtttttaattaactaacccaaaacagcccgcggtgttactacgacggcgtaaatccgattttacggtgtttttcgtgtctccaggttttaaatcattaagttagcatataatatagatatagaacatgtgtttagttgattttaaaagtcaagttagaaggattaacttttgtttgcgaacaagtttagaattaactaaactatgttctagtgattacaagtttaatccttcgaataagatagctttatatgtatgaatcgaatgatgttatgaacatcattactaccttaagttccttggataaacctactggaaaagagaaaaatggatctagcttcaacggatccttggatggctcgaagttcttgaagcagaatcatgacacgaaaacaagttcaagtaagatcatcacttgaaataagattgttatagttatagaaattgaaccaaagtttgaatatgattattaccttgtattagaatgataacctactgtaagaaacaaagatttcttgaggttggatgatcaccttacaagattggaagtgagctagcaaacttgaaagtattcttgattttatgtaactagaacttgtagaatatatgaagaacacttagaacttgaagatagaacttgagagagatcaattagatgaagaaaattgaagaatgaaagtgtttgtaggtgtttttggtcgttggtgtatggattagatataaaggatatgtaattttgttttcatgtaaataagtcatgaatgattactcataattttgtaattttataagatatttcatgctagttgccaaatgatggttcccacatgtgttaggtaactcacatgggctgctaagagatgatcattggagtgtatataccaatagtacatacatctaaaagctgtgtattgtacgagtacgaatacgggtgcatactagtataattgttgatgaaactgaacgaggatgtaattgtaagtatttttgttaagtagaagtatttttataagtgtattgaagtctttcaaaagtgtataaatacatattaaaacactacatgtatatacattttaactgagtcgttatgtcatcgttagtcgttacatgtaaatgttgttttgaaacctttaggttaacgatcttgttaaatgttgttaacccaatgtttataatatcaaatgagattttaaattattatattatcatgatattatcatgtatgaatatttcttaatatgatatatatacattaaatgtcgttacaacgataatcgttacatatatgtctcgtttcgaaatccttaagttagtagtcttgtttatatgtatataactcattgttaatatacttatggagatacttacttatcataatctcatgttaaccatatgtatatccatatatatatcgtcatgtcgtttttacaagttttaacgttcgtgaatcgccggtcaacttgggtggtcaattgtctatatgaaacatatttcaattaatcaagtcttaacaagtttgattgcttaacatgttggaaacatttaatcatgtaaatatcaatatcaattaatatatataaacatggaaaagttcgggtctctacagtacctacccgttaaataaatttcgtcccgaaattttaagctgttgaaggtgttgacgaatcttctggaaatagatgcgggtatttcttcttcatctgatcttcacgctcccaggtgaactcgggtcctctacgagcattccatcgaaccttaacaattggtatcttgttttgcttaagtcttttaacctcacgatccattatttcgacgggttcttcgatgaattgaagtttttcgttgatttggatttcatctaacagaatagtgagatcttctttagcaaaacatttcttcaaattcgagacgtggaaagtgttatgtacagccgcgagttgttgaggtaattcaagtcggtaagctactggtccgacacgatcaataatcttgaatggtccaatataccttggatttaatttccctcgtttaccaaatcgaacaacgcctttccaaggtgcaactttaagcatgaccatctctccaatttcaaattctatatcttttcttttaatgtcagcgtagttcttttgttgactttgggcggttttcaaccctataccgggttccgtcttcccgaatattaagatgctgctccgatcctttgggtatttcatcctttaaatttccttcttttaaaactccttgttgcgcctcatttatttgagtagtaaggttattatgaatcattatattcatagattttactcgaatgggttctctgtccttcctgctcaaggcatcggctaccacatttgccttccctgggtggtaacgaatctcaaagtcgtaatcattcaacaattcaatccacctacgctgcctcatattcagttgtttctgattaaatatgtgttgaagacttttgtggtcagtatatataatacttttgaccccatataagtagtgcctctaagtctttaatgcaaaaacaaccgcgcctaattccaaatcatgcgtcgtataattttgttcgtgaatcttcaattgtctagacgcataagcaatcaccttcgttcgttgcattaatacacaaccgagaccttgctttgatgcgtcacaatatatcacaaaatcatcattcccttcaggcaatgacaatataggtgccgtagttagctttttcttcaataactgaaacgctttctcttgttcatcattccattcaaatttcttccctttatgcgttaatgcagtcaagggctttgctattctggaaaagtcttggatgaaccttctgtagtaaccagctagtcctaaaaactggcgtatgtgtttcggagttttcggggtttcccacttttcaacagtttctatctttgccggatccaccttaataccttctttgttcactatgtgaccgaggaattgaacttcttccagccaaaatgcacactttgaaaacttagcgtacaattcttccttcctcaatacttctaacacctttctcaaatgttcaccgtgttcttggtcattctttgagtaaataagtatgtcatcaatgaaaacaatgacaaacttgtcaaggtatggtccacacactcggttcataaggtccatgaacacagctggtgcattagttaaaccaaacggcatgaccataaactcgtaatgaccgtaacgtgttctgaaagcagtctttggaatatcatcttctttcacccgcatttgatgatacccggaacgtaagtcaatctttgaataaacagacgagccttgtagttgatcaaataagtcgtcgattctcggtagtggatagcggttcttgatggtaagtttgttcaactctcggtagtcgatacacaacctgaatgtaccatctttcttcttgacaaacaaaacaggagctccccacggtgatgtgcttggtcgaatgaaaccacgctctaaaagttcttgtaattggctttgcagttctttcatctcgctgggtgcgagtctgtaaggagcacgagctattggtgcagctcctggtacaagatctatttgaaattcaacggatcgatgtgggggtaatcccggtaattctttcggaaatacatcgggaaattcttttgcaatgggaacatcattgatgctcttttcttcagtttgtactttctcgacgtgtgctagaatagcatagcaaccttttcttattagtttttgtaccttcaaattactaataagatgtagcttcgtgttgcccttttctccgtacaccattaagggttttcctttttctcgtataatgcgaattgcatttttgtaacaaacgatctctgctttcacttctttcaaccagtccataccgattatcacatcaaaactccctaactctactggtatcaagtcaatcttaaatgtttcgctaaccagtttaatttcttgattccgacatatattatctgctgaaattaatttaccatttgctaattcgagtaaaaatttactatccaaaggcgtcaatggacaacttaatttagcacaaaaatctctactcatatagcttctatccgcacccgaatcaaataaaacgtaagcagatttattgtcaataagaaacgtacccgtaacaagctccgggtcttcctgtgcctctgccgcattaatattgaaaactcttccgcggccttgtccattcgtgttctcctggttcgggcaatttctaataatgtggcccggttttccacatttataacaaactacattggcataacttgctccgacactacttgctccgccattactcgttccgacaccatttgttcctttcgttctattaacccctggtccgtagacctcacactttgccgcgctatgaccatttcttttacacttgttgcaaaatttggtgcagaaccccgagtgatacttttcacacctttggcatagctgcttctgattgttgtttttgttgccgttattattgttgttgggatgattgttgtagttgctgttgttgttgttgttgttgttgttgttgttgttgttgttgggccgtttgttgtagttgcgattgatgttgcga of the Rutidosis leptorrhynchoides isolate AG116_Rl617_1_P2 chromosome 5, CSIRO_AGI_Rlap_v1, whole genome shotgun sequence genome contains:
- the LOC139849177 gene encoding lipid phosphate phosphatase epsilon 1, chloroplastic-like, translated to MSSTTITNPPQNLNHHPAFNHLLPRTAYSIPIVRTYKEYKFVFDKSVKKIMAAKSTKTRIIGVDYHDKCISPTHSSLEHHGFLNNSVPFHQPATGGIHFITVNRLSKWVVAICFGGLALFRHDDLALWAATGAVSNFILCITLKRILKQERPSTQSSSGHGMPSSHAQSIFFTLVFVILSVFEWMGSNGVTSVLGVLIVALGSYFSWLWVLLGYHTTNQVVVGTIVGSSFSVMWFEAWEAIVQEAYSSNLLVQYLVFVGAVCYCLGFISFFLWSTNAIFHEGGVDDSVKSLSSSPLVDWGLFEVSLSLSGASSSLGVSGVVTKKKGITKGKRK